A portion of the Candidatus Neomarinimicrobiota bacterium genome contains these proteins:
- a CDS encoding peptide chain release factor-like protein yields MPYDPNELLPPERSSPDWEHLEAEVTVTTFKASGPGGQHRNKTESAVRVTHVPTGVTVIAAESRSQHRNRVVAMERLRQRLEAMFAEKRPRKSSPVPRREKERRLQEKKQRSQAKARRKPPDPDAD; encoded by the coding sequence ATGCCTTACGACCCTAACGAATTACTGCCACCGGAGCGCAGCTCCCCCGACTGGGAGCATTTGGAGGCGGAAGTCACGGTCACCACCTTCAAGGCCTCCGGGCCGGGCGGTCAGCACCGCAACAAGACCGAATCTGCCGTGCGGGTCACCCATGTGCCCACGGGGGTGACGGTGATCGCCGCCGAGAGCCGCAGCCAGCACCGCAACCGCGTGGTGGCCATGGAGCGGCTGCGACAGCGGCTGGAGGCGATGTTTGCGGAAAAGCGCCCCAGAAAATCATCGCCGGTTCCCCGGCGGGAAAAAGAACGCCGGTTGCAGGAGAAAAAGCAGCGTTCGCAGGCAAAAGCACGGCGCAAGCCGCCGGACCCGGACGCAGACTAG
- the pip gene encoding prolyl aminopeptidase, whose protein sequence is MNELYPPIEPYRHKHLPVSDLHTIHYEECGRPEGLPALFVHGGPGGGIETSYRQYFDPARYRVILVDQRGSGQSRPRAELQENTTQHLIADMERVREDAGVERWLVFGGSWGSTLGLAYAEAHPERVAGLILRGIFLCRDAEIRWFYQEGANRVFPDHWEQFLAPIPAEERGDLLQAYHRRLTGDDRAVQLEAARAWSVWEGATSKLYFDEGSVAKFGEEQFSLAFARIESHYFVNRAFLEENQLLQEVDKLRSIPGVIVQGRYDMVCPLTSAWDLHRAWPEAQLEIIPDAGHSITEPGIVDRLIAATDAFASKHAGGL, encoded by the coding sequence ATGAATGAGCTCTATCCGCCCATTGAACCGTACCGGCACAAGCATCTGCCCGTGTCAGACCTACACACCATCCACTACGAGGAGTGCGGCAGGCCGGAGGGTTTACCGGCGTTGTTTGTCCACGGCGGGCCTGGTGGCGGTATTGAGACCAGCTACCGCCAGTACTTCGACCCCGCCCGCTACCGGGTGATCCTGGTGGACCAGCGGGGGTCGGGGCAGAGCAGGCCCCGCGCCGAGCTGCAGGAAAATACGACCCAGCACCTGATTGCGGACATGGAACGGGTGCGGGAAGACGCCGGGGTGGAGCGTTGGCTGGTCTTTGGCGGCTCGTGGGGCAGCACGCTGGGATTGGCCTACGCCGAGGCGCATCCGGAGCGCGTGGCGGGGCTGATTCTGCGGGGCATTTTCCTGTGCCGGGACGCGGAGATTCGCTGGTTCTACCAGGAGGGCGCCAACCGCGTTTTTCCAGATCACTGGGAGCAGTTTCTGGCGCCCATACCCGCTGAGGAGCGCGGTGACCTGCTCCAGGCCTACCACCGGCGCCTGACCGGTGATGACCGGGCCGTGCAGCTGGAGGCAGCCAGGGCCTGGAGCGTCTGGGAGGGGGCAACCAGTAAGCTTTATTTCGACGAGGGCTCGGTGGCGAAATTCGGCGAAGAGCAATTCAGCCTGGCCTTTGCCCGCATCGAGAGCCACTACTTTGTCAACCGCGCGTTCCTGGAGGAAAACCAATTGCTGCAGGAGGTAGACAAGCTGCGCTCCATACCCGGTGTCATCGTGCAGGGGCGCTACGACATGGTCTGTCCCCTGACCAGCGCCTGGGACCTGCACCGCGCCTGGCCCGAGGCCCAGTTGGAGATCATACCCGACGCGGGGCACTCCATTACCGAGCCGGGGATCGTGGACCGGCTCATCGCCGCCACGGATGCCTTTGCCAGCAAGCACGCTGGAGGTCTGTGA